From the genome of Acidobacteriota bacterium:
TACCACGACAGTTGCTGCGGCTCGAGCCGGCGGGCCACCTCGATGGCCAGGGGCACGTCGAAGAAACTGTGGACGTCGATCTTCAGGTCGACGTCCGGACCGATCGCCTCCCGCATCGCTTCGATGCAGGCAATCCCCAGTTCGGTCGCCGCCTCGACGTCGGCCGCCGGCCCGTCGAGGGGAGGGAAGCCGTCGAACGGGGCGGCCTTGATCGCGCGGAAGCCGTCGGCCGCCGCCTGGCGCGCGTTCGCGGCGAATCCCTCCGGCGTCCGATCCGACGTCGCCCGGTTGATGTTGGCGTAGGCCGGCAGGTCGTGACGAAGGGCGCCGCCGGTCAGGTCGTAGACCGGCGCGCCGAGCGCCCTCCCGACAAGGTCCCACTGCGCCTGCTCGATCGCGCTGAACGCGGTCGCCTGCACCCGGTCGCCGCCCGCCGCCATTGCCCGGCCGTTCTGCCGGTACCGCTCGATCTCGAACGGCGAGCGGTCGCGCACGAGGTCGAAATACGCGGCCAGCTCGGGCATCTCGGTCCGGCGTCCCATCGACGCTTCGCCCAGGCCGGTCATGCCGTCATTGGTCGACAGGCGCACGAAGATCCAGGCGGTTCGTCCGGTTGCGCGGACGACAATCGTCTCCATCCCGGTGATCCGCACCCCCAGCTCCGCCTGACCGAGGGGCAGCCGTACCGGCGCCGCGGCGGGCCTCACCGCAGCGGCGGTCGTCGCGACACCGGCGAACGCCGGAAGCGCGGCAAGAAACGTGCGCCGCCCGCAGGGCGTGATCATCGGAATCTGAACGCCGTTCAGTGGCTCATCGAGTAGAGCAGGACGTTGATGCCGAGACCGTAGCCGTCCGGCGAGAACTGTTCGAAGAACCGCGGGTCGTCGGACTCCCGTTCCCACGCGTCCGCCACATCCGTGTTGTGCGTCATCACCACCAGGAAGCGGTCGTTCTTGTCCGTGATTGCCCGGAAGTGGGCGACGTCACTGTCGCGGCCGCGCTCGGACGTGGTCCGTCCGCCGGAGCGGTACCAGAACTGGATGGAGGTGATCTGCGGCACCTTCTCCACGTGCGTCAACGCCCGGAATACCGGGTGGTCCATCGGAACGTCGCGGATCGGGTACTGCGCCGGCGGGAGCACGCGGCTGATCTCGCTCACCCAATGGTCCCACGCGCGCGGACCCCAGAAGTCATCCACCCAGAGGAAGCCGCCCTTGAGCAGATAGTCGCGCAGGCCCGCCGCTTCCTCGCCGCTCAGGCCGATGGTCCCGACATCGGCCGCCATGACGAACGGACAGTTGAACAGCTCGGGGTCCGTCAGCCGGACGACCCAGTGGTTAGGCTCGCCACGGTTGTCGGTGCTGATCTCGGTCGACGTCAGATCTTCCAGCCGGTGCATCAGGTTGATGCCGGCGAACGGGTAGTCGGTCGACCACCCCATGCCGAGCGCTTCGTAGCGCACCTGGTCGTACATCAACTTGCAGAAGGTGAAGCCCCGGTCCGGCATCGACTCGGGCGGAAAACGGGCGGGCAGGTTCCCCTCGCCCACGCCCCAGCCCCACTGCGCCGATCCGACCGCGAGAAGGCCGGTGAAGAGGAACGCGACGACCAACAGGACAACACGACGCGCCACGGCACCCTGAGCATACCCCAGCTTTCGGGCGGCGCACGCGTCCGGGGACGGCGGGAGCGTATGATCTGGAAACCCGATGGCGGGGAACTGCGGAAGGGACGGAAGAGCGATGCACAAGATGAGCCGATCGACGGGATGGACCGGGCTCCAGGCCGTGCTGCTGGCCGGAGCCGTCATGCTGGCGGCGCCGCCGGCGCTGGCGCAGCACGATCACGGCGGCGCCGGCGACACTTCGGCCGGGAGCGATCTTCCGGAGAGCTTCAGTGAGCCGATGCGGCTTTACGACGTCTCCGTCCGCGGCCCGCACGCGCATCCGATCTCGACCACCAATCCGGAGGCGCAGGCGTACTTCGACCAGGGTTTCGCACTCATGTACGCCTTCGCCAAGGAGGAAGCGACCCGCTCGTTCCGCGAGGCGTGGAAGCGCGACCCGGAATGCGCCATCTGCTACTGGGGCGAAGCGTGGTCGTGGGGCTCGTACCTGAACGGTCCGATGCGGACGTTCGAGGCGCCGCACGCCTACGCGGCAACCCAGGAGGCGGTCAAGCGGATGGACGGCGCGAGCCCGAAGGAGAGGGCCTACATCGAGGCGCTGACGCACCGCTATGTGGAGGATTTCGACCCGGAGACGCGGCGCGAACAGGACGAGGCGTACGCCGAGGCGATGCGCCAGGTGGCCGAGCAGTACCCGGACGACCTGGATGCGGTGACGCTGTACGCCGACGCACTGTTCCTGCTCGAGCCGCGCCGCGGCCTGCGCGACCTCAACGATCCGAACGTACAGCGGCTGCACGGGGTGCTCGAAAGCGTGCTTGCCCGGGACATCCGCCATCCCGGCGCGTGCCACCTCTACATTCACGCCACCGAGTCGACCGTGGATCCCGGCCTCGCGTCCGGCTGCGCGGAGCATCTCGGCAGCGGGATTCCGGGCGCCAGCCACATCAACCACATGCCGTCGCACACCTGGAACGAGATTGGCCGCTGGGCGGACGGCGTGCGCTCGAACCTCGACGCCTGGCATTCCGATCTGAAGGCGGAGCACAACGAGGGGATCGCCATCTACCCCAGCCACAACCTCCACATGCTGCTGTTCGCGGCGTCGATGGACGGCCAAGGGGCAATCGCGGCGCAGGCCGGGAAGGACTACACGAAGCTGACGGAAGACAGCGTCTACGAGGTGCTGACGCTGCTCCGCTTCGGCCGGTTCGACGAGGTGCTCGAAGTGACCGACCGCCCCGAGCAGGAGGCCTCGGGCGGGCTCTGGGACTTCGCGCAGGGCTATGCCCACCTGCGCGCCGGCGAGGCGGACTTCGCGCGGGTCTACCTCGACCGGGTGACGGCGCTCGCCGAGAAGACCACCGCGCGGTTCCGCTTCGATGAGGCTCGGCTACTGCTCCAGACGGTGGGCGGAATCCTGGAGGGCGAGCTGCAGCGCGCCGACGGCGATCTCCGCGCGGCGATCGACACGTTCCAGCGGGCGGTCGAGGTGGAAGATCAACTGGAGTACTCGGAGCCGGAGCCGCTGCCGTTCGCCGCGCGGCACTGGCTCGGCGCCGCGCTGATCGAGGCCGAGCGGTACGCCGACGCGGAGCAGGTCTACCGCGACGAGCTCGAGGACCATCCGAACAACGGCTGGTCGCTGTTCGGCCTGATGACGGCCCTCCAGAAACAGGGGAAACCGACCGCGGAGGTCGAGGCGCAGTTCAACGAGAGCTGGGCGCGCTCCGACACCTGGATTCCGGCGTCGCGGTTCTAGCCAGGTGAATGCCGGCGTGGACTCCTAGAACCCGAGGGCCCCGCCGCCGAAGCCGAAGCCCAGGCCGAATCCGACGATTCGTGATGCCGCCGTGTTCCGGCCGGCCACCATCTGACCGAAGAAGGCGTTGAGGCTGACCGTATCCGTCACGTTGGCGAGCAGCCGCCCCGCCACCAGGTGGCGATCCTCCTCCAGACCGGGGAAGCGGCTTGGCGAGAAGCCCGGGCCGCCGATGTCGAGGCCAGACATGGCGTTGACCATCTGGTAGTCGGCGCCAATCGTGACGGCGCCGCCGACCGGGATGAAGAGACCGAGGTTCAGGAACATCTCCGCCGGAATGTCGACACGCTCACTCCCGCCGGAGGCTCCCACCGCCTGCGGGTTGACTTCCGTGCTCGTCCGGGCTCGGTAGCCGACTTCCGCCGAGAAGCCCGCCGCATCCGCGAATCTACCGATGATCAGCGACGTCTCGACGCCGTTGCCCCCGTCGCCAATCGAGTTGATATAGCCGGTGTCGTAGGGGCCGGCGGCGATGGCGCCGATCCGCAGGGCCACGCTCGGCGCGTCGCTGATCAGCTCGTCGACGACCCGCCAGGTGATGGCGATGTTGGAATCGTACAGGCCGCTGTAGCTCTCCTGGCCGCCTGACGGGCCGACTCCCCCGGCCACGAAGCTCCGGGCGAAGGCCGACTGCACATCGATGGCCACGGCATCCGTGAATGCGTAGTTGACGCCGAACCACACGGTGTTCTGCGCAAGATTCGCGTTGGTCGCGGCGAGCGGCCCCTGGACCTTCGTGGTCTCGCGAAAGAACTCCTTCGCGTTCTGATTGACGTACGTGATGCTGAAGGTGCCCGTTCCGGGCTCCGCGAGCCACGGCGTCCCCTGCGCGAACGCGGGGGAGACGAGCGCGAGCCCAAGTAGTGCCGTGATGGCGGGAATGTTCAGCAGGAGGCGGAAGTATCTGGACATTGTGTGCACTTCTCTCGACGTTTTCTCAACCACTGGTTTCGGCCTGGGGGGCAATCGGAACGGTCCCGGCTACAACTTGAAGCGGCGGCTGAGGAAGTAGTGCACCAGCTCCATCCGGAGATTGCACTCCTCGCCCTGCACCGCCCCGCCGCCGCACACCGCCGTCACTGCCTCGTCGTCGGCGGATCCGGTTGTGTTGCCGTCGAAGACCGCCACCAGGCTGGCCGTCAGGCTCACCGCCCGGTCCCGGTCGAGGTCGCCCCTCTGGACCGGGCAGGAATCGCAGACCAGAAGGTCGAACGTCAGGGCCTTGCCCTGCGAGTACGCGGCGCGCGGGCTCACCTTGCCGGCGCCGGTACCGATGGAACCGGACGCTTCCGCCGAACCGTGGACCAGGGCCACACCGGCCACCAAAAGTACAGCTAGAACGAAGTAACGCTTCATGCGGTTCTCTCCAATTAGGGGGAAGCAGTCATACCCAACGGTTAAGCTTACCCCACATAAATGTATGGCTGCCAGCAGTCGGGGCCAATCGCTGCGGCCACCGTGACTACTCCCGCAAAACGTCGGGTACTACCCGCCCCGCTCAGCGGACGAGGCGGCCATCGCGGACCCAAACCTCGTCGCCGACCGTGACCGTCGTATCGGTGAAGAAGTTCCAGCGGACGTAGCCACCGGTTACGGTTCCGCCCAGCTCGGAGTTGTCGCCGAGTGAGAGGCGCACGATGCCGGCGCCATATCCGTAGTAGGGGATCCACGGGTTGCGCTCCGGCACCGCCAGCAGCGGGTTGAAGCCAAGCGCGAACTCCCGGAACGCCCGCGCCTGCTCCGGAACGCCGGCCAGTTCCGCCTCCGCCGCATCCTGGCCCGACTCGGCGGCGACACCAGCGACCCGGCCATTCTCGATACGCACCGTGAGCCCGGTTACCGGCCGGCCGTCCCATTGCGACGGCGGGAAGGCGATGGTCCCGTTGACGCTTTCCTCGATGGGCGCAACGCGGATGGCCCCGGACGGCAACTCGATCTCGCGGTCGATCAGGATCACCCCCTGGTCGGTCCGTTCCTTCGACGCGTTGCCGTCGCCGAAGTTCACCGGCCGGTCGCCGATGCGAAACCGGATGTCGGTGCCGAGCGGCGACGTCACGCGCACGTCCGCCCCGCGCATCGCGTCGACGAAGCGCCGCTGGGACGCCGCGAGCGCGGCGTAGTCGGTCTCGAGTAGCGCCCGCTGGTAAGTGGCGTCGACTACGGCCTGGCCCGGCATCGGCTGCCCCGGGATCGGGAACGCGCTGCCGTTCTGGGTCCAGTGGAAATGGATGGTCCGGCCGATCCCCTCGTGCAGCAGATCCTGCAGTGCGGCGTAAACGGCATGGTCGGGCCGAGCCCCCGGCAGCATGATCGCGCCGTCGAAGTCGCGCAGCATTTCCCGGTACACGGCGCGAGCGGCGTCGCGGTTCCGCGCCAGGAGATCGCCGTCCCACCCGGTCGGATGCGGTTCCTCAATGACGTCGATCACACCCAGGTCAATCGCGCCGGCGCGCATGAGCGCGTAACGGAGCGGCGGGATCAGCTCGTCGAACTGGCCGGGCCGGGCGACGAGGAGGATCTTCTCTCCCGGGGCCGGCGCGAGGCGCCGAACGAGCTGCTCGGCCATCGCCTCCCAGTCCATTGTGAGGCGCGGCTGGGCGAGTAGCGGCGCCACGCTCAGCAGCGTCGCGGCGACGATGACGGCGGTGCGCGCGATGCTGCGCATGAAGAGGCTCCGCCCCGGGCTCCTAGCGGTTTTGCGCGTTCAGACCCCAGTCGTAGTCGTACTCGATCGCCCCCTCGAAGCCTTCCAGGAAGGTAGCCAGTTCGTCCTCGGCGTGCTGGCGGAGATGCTCCATGATCGACTCCTCGGTGTCGCCGAAGTCTTCCGCGTACCAGTCATAGATGCTCGAGATGACGATGAAGTCCTCGTCCACCACGTCGACGCCGCGGAAATTGTTGACGTACGCGCGCGCTCCGGCGTCGAGCAATTCCTCGGTGTTGGCGGCGGTGAACGCCGTATCGATCAGGTGCGGACAGCCGTAGGCGGCGCAGTTCACCGCGTAGTGGATCCGTTCCTCCTGCCAGAGGGGACGCAGGATTCCGTGCTCCATGTGGTTCAGCGTGAGGTCCTCCCCGGTGACGCGCGCGTGCACGTCGTCCCACGGTCCGGTGTACGGAACCACGCCTTCGTGAATGTCCCGGATGGTCTCCACCGGGTACTCGTCGAGCACGACCTTGACGGTCAACGCGTTGTAGAAGTTGATCCAGTAGGCCATCTGCTCCGCCCGCGAATAGTCGCGCGGGTCGAGGTTCTGAAGGTATTCCAGGTACGCGTTCAGCTTCGCGGCGTCCCCGGCGTTCGCCTGCAGACCCTCGTAGTCGAAGAGGTTGACGCCCTCTCCGTCGGTGGCGACGTAGCCGTCCAGAATCTCCTGCCACGGGCCGTGGTCGAGTTGCTCGACGCTGGCCTCGTCGCTCACGTCCCACCCCTCGATCTCCTCCGGCACGGGCGCGCCGCACGCCGCCGCGAACAGGCCGGCGCCAATCAGCGCCCCCGCGAGCCGCCTCCCCCGCCGTTTCTTCGCCACGTCCTTTCGCCAAACTGTCTTCATCATCGTTCCGCCTCGCTGCCTGCGGCTCGGGGCGTCCCGCGCCGGGTCCAATCGAAGCCGAGCGCGCCGAGTATCAGGCCGAACTCCAGCCAGCGCACCCAGAGCGGCTGCGCATACGGGTCCATCGTGTAGTCCTGCAGGTTCAGACCCGTAGTGTAGCTGAGCAGCACGGCAACGGAGGCCGTCCACGCCCAGGCGCTGGGGAATGCCGCGGCGAACGGTAGCAGCCAAAGCAGGTACCACGGATTGATCACGGGAGACACGACGAGCAGTGCGCCGTACAGCCAGTCGCCGCGCGGTATCCGCCCGGCAACCTCGTGCCGGACGTACCGACGGCAGTACGCGACCCAGAACAGCGCGAAGACCAGGCCGAGAGCGAACCGGGCCTCGAACCGCGGCATCACCGTCGCCAG
Proteins encoded in this window:
- a CDS encoding DUF547 domain-containing protein; the protein is MMKTVWRKDVAKKRRGRRLAGALIGAGLFAAACGAPVPEEIEGWDVSDEASVEQLDHGPWQEILDGYVATDGEGVNLFDYEGLQANAGDAAKLNAYLEYLQNLDPRDYSRAEQMAYWINFYNALTVKVVLDEYPVETIRDIHEGVVPYTGPWDDVHARVTGEDLTLNHMEHGILRPLWQEERIHYAVNCAAYGCPHLIDTAFTAANTEELLDAGARAYVNNFRGVDVVDEDFIVISSIYDWYAEDFGDTEESIMEHLRQHAEDELATFLEGFEGAIEYDYDWGLNAQNR
- a CDS encoding mandelate racemase/muconate lactonizing enzyme family protein; the encoded protein is MITPCGRRTFLAALPAFAGVATTAAAVRPAAAPVRLPLGQAELGVRITGMETIVVRATGRTAWIFVRLSTNDGMTGLGEASMGRRTEMPELAAYFDLVRDRSPFEIERYRQNGRAMAAGGDRVQATAFSAIEQAQWDLVGRALGAPVYDLTGGALRHDLPAYANINRATSDRTPEGFAANARQAAADGFRAIKAAPFDGFPPLDGPAADVEAATELGIACIEAMREAIGPDVDLKIDVHSFFDVPLAIEVARRLEPQQLSWYEEPVPPTDVASTKAIKEGIRQTMAGGEFLFGVEGFEPLCREGAVDIIMPDVKHCGGLAEMAGIATVAELHGVLVSPHNPSGPVSTMVSAHACAGMSNFDILEYQWNEADWRGDLLDPPERFEAGILRVPDGPGFGITLNDALAREHG
- a CDS encoding DUF4159 domain-containing protein; amino-acid sequence: MTAPASSTAWSPVHPVDRLILCIALPSLPQFPAIGFPDHTLPPSPDACAARKLGYAQGAVARRVVLLVVAFLFTGLLAVGSAQWGWGVGEGNLPARFPPESMPDRGFTFCKLMYDQVRYEALGMGWSTDYPFAGINLMHRLEDLTSTEISTDNRGEPNHWVVRLTDPELFNCPFVMAADVGTIGLSGEEAAGLRDYLLKGGFLWVDDFWGPRAWDHWVSEISRVLPPAQYPIRDVPMDHPVFRALTHVEKVPQITSIQFWYRSGGRTTSERGRDSDVAHFRAITDKNDRFLVVMTHNTDVADAWERESDDPRFFEQFSPDGYGLGINVLLYSMSH